One window of the Actinomycetota bacterium genome contains the following:
- a CDS encoding class I tRNA ligase family protein, giving the protein ASANSALVAALSVLLRLFAPFLPFVTEEVWSWWHDGSVHRSLWPEGGPLRAATGVEGPDPLALEAATAVLAEVRRAKTAARRSLRAPVGRVEVADRPDRLAALAEVAGDLRRAGAVADLALLDPADTLTVRVELADGR; this is encoded by the coding sequence GGCGTCGGCCAACAGCGCCCTGGTCGCGGCGCTGTCAGTGCTGCTGCGCCTGTTCGCCCCGTTCCTGCCGTTTGTCACCGAGGAGGTCTGGTCGTGGTGGCACGACGGCTCGGTGCACCGCAGCCTCTGGCCCGAGGGCGGCCCGCTGCGGGCCGCCACCGGCGTCGAGGGCCCGGACCCCCTGGCCCTGGAGGCCGCCACCGCCGTCCTGGCCGAGGTCCGCCGGGCCAAGACCGCCGCCCGGCGGTCGCTGCGCGCCCCGGTCGGCCGGGTCGAGGTCGCCGACCGCCCCGACCGCCTGGCCGCCCTGGCCGAGGTCGCCGGCGACCTCCGCCGCGCCGGGGCCGTCGCCGACCTGGCCCTGCTCGACCCCGCCGACACCCTCACCGTCAGGGTCGAGCTGGCCGACGGACGCTAG